The following proteins are co-located in the Spirochaetota bacterium genome:
- a CDS encoding uroporphyrinogen decarboxylase family protein: MTHKERFIATVERRPVDRPASWLGLPVAGALPALYRQFGVKDIIGLKSAINDDVWPVEVPYDDPPADHIACAFNFAVDTAAYEERTLTARGFFADRTDVRDVAKFTWPDPAEHMSTAACKAALADVPPGYAVMGILWSAHFQDTCAAFGMENALMTMLTEPRMFKAVDDRVTEFYLTANKIFFEATIGRLDAVLIGNDLGSQTGLMLSPEMIREHVLPNAKRLIAQAKSYGVKVVYHSCGSICPVIDDLIKAGVDVIHPIQALAAGMSPGGLKDSYGTRTAFCGGVDAQELLVRGTPDAVTAKVRELKAIFPTGLVISPSHEAILPDIAPANIEALFNEAEKHSPPPPAPPPLSQRSERGGGEEKNRSEDRK, translated from the coding sequence ATGACGCACAAGGAACGGTTCATTGCTACCGTCGAGCGGAGGCCAGTCGATCGCCCCGCGTCATGGCTGGGGCTTCCGGTTGCGGGCGCGCTCCCCGCGCTGTATCGCCAGTTCGGCGTGAAGGACATCATCGGTCTTAAGTCCGCCATCAATGATGATGTGTGGCCGGTGGAGGTGCCCTACGATGACCCGCCGGCGGATCACATCGCCTGCGCGTTCAACTTCGCCGTCGATACGGCGGCATACGAAGAACGCACGCTCACTGCGCGCGGATTTTTTGCCGACAGAACTGATGTGCGCGATGTGGCGAAATTCACATGGCCCGACCCCGCCGAACATATGAGTACGGCTGCCTGCAAGGCCGCGCTCGCCGATGTGCCTCCCGGCTATGCCGTCATGGGCATACTCTGGTCGGCGCATTTCCAGGACACCTGCGCTGCGTTCGGCATGGAGAACGCGCTCATGACCATGCTCACCGAACCACGGATGTTCAAAGCCGTGGACGACCGCGTAACGGAATTCTATCTGACCGCCAATAAGATATTCTTCGAAGCGACGATAGGGAGGCTTGATGCGGTGCTCATCGGCAATGATCTCGGCAGTCAGACCGGCCTCATGCTCTCGCCGGAAATGATACGCGAACATGTGCTCCCGAACGCAAAGCGTCTTATCGCCCAGGCGAAGTCATACGGCGTGAAAGTGGTGTATCATTCCTGCGGTTCCATCTGTCCTGTCATCGACGACCTCATCAAAGCGGGCGTCGATGTGATACATCCGATACAGGCACTTGCCGCGGGTATGTCGCCCGGCGGTCTCAAAGATTCATACGGCACGAGAACTGCTTTCTGCGGCGGTGTCGATGCGCAGGAGCTTCTCGTGCGCGGCACGCCGGATGCTGTCACCGCGAAGGTGCGTGAGCTTAAGGCGATATTCCCGACGGGGCTTGTGATATCACCGAGCCATGAGGCGATACTGCCGGACATAGCGCCGGCGAACATAGAAGCGCTTTTTAACGAGGCAGAAAAACACTCACCCCCACCCCCGGCCCCTCCCCCTCTCTCACAGAGAAGTGAGAGAGGGGGAGGGGAGGAAAAAAACCGTAGCGAGGATCGCAAATGA
- a CDS encoding endo-1,3-alpha-glucanase family glycosylhydrolase, translated as MKCALIALIAVHAILASLTADDSVVFDDFETGVWKEHAKRTSFAKEGSYAMDCGGVRKGKPWLVAKDLDRFDASGYKAITFWLYNEADRGKKIFITISSIPDTEYEKARADNKFDSGNYFLASIDLNFNGWQKTVIPFNRFAKIRSPKGWNALDNIQISMDTREPSTNESTSIIIDDMHFIRRTVQTAATAKNILSPSDARKPVFGWFMRSFLLDYDYSGLRDRPVWASTGDQVKDLTIMINAAKKGGLDGFAIQSNPRKVYFDSTLALWRNMLLAARPLDLKILFELEMYYSSKQEVIDWIIMTHREFGKHPSVYRVNGKPVYLLWLRTSQVKFPFNVSRGEGSFPAEDWKDIVETVRRETGNDIYLFANMFESSKVGGTGYTDYEKEELMPLWDGLWEFGGLHNLIMVSDKPWSVVHDAMEKYKSEADAFGMTYIAGLIPGFWREEAGWFVDPKGTAYYREAWEKMIALSPFGVMIQSWNDYSEDAQIGPGARTGNCLLELSRYYIEKYKGVPVTQYPSPRIWVSQPTEVMRGDIIYTEFLDLPYREALKLAGSWQDESGKTISTFEQNLSPGEMHALTAELPYAHYKNARAVRITAALTGARIKQTVNTRWTWINPVARFDRFTMRYLFDDQISSSSASLSGSPRAFSATVTGGGKAAVTLMRRNAANKGETPTRMEMPLALPAAGAAPSYECMIRYFECDRPEYECSLALRNGTIVSAEAIGSRISNLTADASSVRWISRAFGRAGLGVNAGFDGIRCTLTSVDTTLMIRIGALSQELSINDLISSGSRTFALGRDGFVLIELSPARSAAQDMTLPLSRNFTIPAAGKKPADAYWLDVKTAAGNTAQSSPVFPPVGITFPTWYYDEKEGKAVPGEIPCDDALIGSWGFDERGGGLVLDTSAYGHYGKFGGVSVTGFGAGVGGSDQSPARGELEGRPALIFDGAKKQFVALPFGVLPQGCFTIGFTMRSKPQIASQTILLLGWQLSLKYGPDGRLTAAVGTNNCKSAEPLPEGLCSVQVVYDLRSLEIYIDKKLSARIDMQGRLPRLSGGLIIGCGYGNPGPSAEPFTGAISALSIHAAPLRP; from the coding sequence ATGAAATGTGCTCTCATTGCTCTGATCGCCGTACATGCGATTCTCGCGTCGCTTACAGCGGACGACTCCGTCGTCTTCGACGATTTCGAAACCGGCGTCTGGAAGGAACACGCAAAGCGGACCAGTTTCGCAAAGGAAGGATCGTACGCCATGGACTGCGGGGGCGTGCGCAAGGGTAAGCCCTGGCTTGTGGCGAAAGACCTCGATCGCTTTGACGCAAGCGGGTATAAAGCGATCACGTTCTGGCTTTACAACGAGGCGGATCGCGGGAAAAAGATATTCATCACGATATCGAGCATTCCCGACACAGAGTACGAGAAGGCGCGCGCGGATAATAAGTTCGACAGCGGCAATTATTTCCTCGCTTCCATCGACCTCAATTTCAACGGATGGCAAAAGACCGTCATTCCGTTCAATCGCTTCGCGAAGATACGATCGCCGAAGGGGTGGAACGCGCTTGACAACATACAGATATCCATGGATACACGCGAACCGTCCACGAACGAGAGCACGAGCATCATCATCGATGATATGCACTTCATTCGCCGCACCGTACAAACCGCCGCGACGGCAAAGAACATACTCTCGCCTTCAGATGCAAGGAAACCCGTTTTCGGGTGGTTCATGCGCAGTTTCCTTCTCGATTACGATTATTCCGGGCTGCGCGACCGTCCGGTATGGGCAAGTACCGGCGATCAGGTGAAAGATCTGACGATCATGATCAACGCCGCGAAGAAAGGCGGTCTTGACGGCTTTGCCATACAGTCGAACCCGAGAAAGGTATATTTCGACAGTACGCTCGCGCTTTGGCGCAACATGCTTCTCGCGGCGCGGCCGCTCGATCTCAAGATACTGTTCGAACTTGAGATGTACTATTCATCAAAGCAGGAAGTCATCGACTGGATCATCATGACACACCGCGAATTCGGAAAACATCCGTCGGTGTACCGCGTCAACGGCAAGCCGGTCTATCTTTTGTGGCTGCGCACATCGCAGGTGAAATTCCCGTTCAATGTTTCCCGCGGCGAGGGCAGTTTCCCCGCTGAGGACTGGAAAGATATCGTCGAGACGGTTCGCAGAGAGACTGGGAATGATATATACCTCTTCGCGAACATGTTCGAATCATCAAAGGTGGGCGGTACCGGGTATACCGACTATGAGAAAGAGGAGCTTATGCCGCTCTGGGACGGCCTTTGGGAATTCGGGGGTCTGCACAATCTCATTATGGTGAGCGATAAGCCATGGAGCGTCGTACATGACGCGATGGAGAAATACAAGTCGGAAGCTGACGCCTTCGGTATGACCTATATCGCCGGGCTCATACCCGGTTTCTGGCGTGAGGAGGCCGGCTGGTTCGTTGATCCGAAAGGGACAGCGTACTATCGCGAGGCTTGGGAAAAGATGATTGCGCTCTCCCCCTTCGGCGTGATGATACAGTCATGGAACGACTACAGCGAAGATGCGCAGATCGGCCCCGGTGCGCGTACCGGGAACTGTCTTTTAGAGCTCTCGCGTTATTACATCGAGAAGTACAAGGGCGTGCCGGTGACGCAGTATCCATCACCGCGCATCTGGGTCAGTCAGCCTACCGAGGTAATGCGCGGCGATATCATCTACACCGAATTCCTCGATCTGCCGTACAGGGAGGCATTGAAGCTCGCCGGCAGCTGGCAGGATGAATCGGGGAAAACGATCTCCACGTTCGAACAGAACCTGTCGCCAGGGGAGATGCATGCGTTGACCGCGGAGCTTCCCTATGCACACTACAAGAACGCCCGTGCGGTGCGTATCACGGCAGCGCTGACAGGAGCACGAATAAAACAGACCGTGAACACACGCTGGACCTGGATAAATCCCGTCGCCCGTTTCGATCGTTTTACCATGCGATATCTCTTCGATGATCAGATATCCTCTTCATCCGCCTCGCTCAGCGGGTCGCCGCGGGCGTTCAGTGCAACGGTCACGGGCGGCGGAAAAGCGGCGGTCACGCTCATGCGGCGCAATGCAGCGAACAAGGGTGAAACGCCTACACGCATGGAAATGCCGCTCGCACTTCCGGCAGCGGGTGCAGCGCCGTCATACGAATGCATGATACGCTATTTCGAATGCGACCGCCCCGAATATGAATGCTCACTCGCTCTCAGGAACGGCACGATCGTCAGTGCTGAAGCCATCGGCAGCAGGATATCGAACCTGACCGCAGACGCATCGTCCGTGCGCTGGATATCGAGGGCGTTCGGCCGCGCCGGACTCGGCGTCAATGCAGGCTTCGACGGCATTCGCTGCACGCTGACATCCGTCGACACAACGCTCATGATCAGGATCGGAGCGCTCTCACAAGAGCTCAGCATCAATGATCTTATCAGCTCCGGTTCACGGACATTCGCGCTCGGGCGCGACGGTTTTGTGCTGATTGAACTCTCACCGGCGCGTTCAGCCGCGCAGGATATGACGCTGCCGCTCTCACGGAATTTCACCATCCCCGCAGCGGGAAAGAAACCCGCAGACGCGTACTGGCTTGATGTAAAAACCGCCGCCGGAAATACTGCGCAATCATCGCCGGTATTCCCTCCGGTCGGGATAACATTTCCCACCTGGTATTATGACGAAAAAGAGGGCAAAGCAGTGCCGGGGGAGATACCCTGCGACGATGCGCTCATCGGCTCGTGGGGATTTGATGAACGCGGCGGGGGGCTTGTCCTCGATACTTCCGCGTACGGGCATTACGGGAAATTCGGCGGCGTCTCGGTGACAGGATTCGGTGCGGGTGTCGGCGGATCGGATCAGTCGCCGGCTCGCGGCGAGCTGGAAGGCCGTCCGGCGCTCATATTCGACGGCGCGAAAAAGCAGTTCGTCGCCCTGCCGTTCGGCGTTCTCCCGCAGGGCTGTTTCACGATAGGGTTCACGATGCGTTCAAAGCCGCAGATCGCTTCGCAGACGATACTCCTGCTCGGCTGGCAGCTCTCGCTCAAGTACGGTCCTGACGGAAGGCTTACCGCTGCTGTCGGAACGAATAACTGTAAGTCCGCGGAGCCGCTTCCCGAAGGACTATGTTCCGTGCAGGTGGTGTATGATCTGCGGTCACTTGAGATCTATATCGATAAAAAACTTTCCGCCCGAATAGATATGCAGGGACGGCTGCCGCGGCTTTCCGGAGGACTTATCATCGGATGCGGATATGGTAATCCCGGGCCATCGGCAGAACCGTTCACCGGCGCGATATCGGCGCTCAGTATCCATGCTGCGCCCCTGCGGCCATAG
- a CDS encoding acetylxylan esterase yields MIDLPREIFNAPKTFPAPGFEADGVTSLFYEGMPWNGRPTRVFAWYGAPTHATDEKLPAIVLVHGGGGTAFADWVRLWNSRGYAALAMDTCGGVPAWHTSPYSRNPWPRHEHSGPRGWGLDDASFFPELPAHDQWPFHAVSSVVLAASLLRSFPEIDPTRIGITGVSWGGYLTCMAAGVDARFAFAAPVYGCGFLDGTSVGLGAQLRNDRDKPRLDQWFSLWDPSHYLPKAEMPVLWVNGTNDFAFPMDSMQKSYRIAVGERRLAIRVRMPHGHGGAGENPPEIHAFADALCKGGVPLSVFGDQGHDRTSAWASFSSARKIVKAELNFTRATGFWTDRTWYSVPAVDDASRVSAVLPPQTTVYYFNLFDADGIVASSEHAALV; encoded by the coding sequence ATGATCGATCTCCCTCGCGAGATATTCAATGCTCCAAAAACGTTCCCTGCACCCGGTTTTGAAGCCGACGGCGTCACATCGCTGTTCTATGAAGGCATGCCATGGAACGGAAGACCGACGCGCGTTTTCGCGTGGTACGGCGCACCGACACATGCAACGGATGAAAAACTCCCCGCTATTGTCCTCGTTCACGGCGGCGGCGGGACAGCGTTCGCGGATTGGGTACGGCTCTGGAATTCGCGCGGATATGCCGCTCTCGCAATGGATACCTGCGGCGGTGTTCCCGCATGGCATACATCGCCCTATTCACGCAATCCCTGGCCGCGTCATGAGCATTCGGGCCCGCGCGGATGGGGGCTCGATGACGCATCATTTTTTCCCGAACTGCCGGCGCACGATCAATGGCCGTTCCATGCGGTAAGCTCGGTCGTGCTCGCCGCCTCGCTTCTGCGGTCATTCCCCGAAATAGATCCGACGCGCATCGGCATTACCGGCGTTTCATGGGGAGGATATCTCACCTGCATGGCGGCCGGGGTCGATGCCCGATTCGCGTTCGCGGCACCGGTATACGGCTGCGGTTTTCTCGACGGCACATCGGTCGGCCTCGGGGCTCAACTGCGCAATGACAGGGATAAGCCTCGACTCGATCAATGGTTTTCGCTCTGGGACCCATCGCATTATCTCCCGAAAGCTGAAATGCCTGTACTGTGGGTGAACGGTACGAATGACTTCGCCTTCCCCATGGACTCGATGCAGAAGTCGTATCGCATCGCTGTCGGCGAACGGCGTCTGGCAATTCGCGTACGTATGCCGCACGGTCACGGCGGGGCCGGAGAGAATCCGCCTGAGATACATGCTTTTGCCGATGCACTGTGCAAAGGCGGCGTTCCGCTTTCCGTCTTCGGCGATCAGGGTCATGACAGGACATCGGCATGGGCATCGTTCTCAAGCGCGCGGAAGATCGTGAAAGCGGAATTGAATTTTACCCGGGCGACCGGATTCTGGACGGACCGAACATGGTATTCTGTCCCCGCTGTTGATGACGCCTCCCGCGTGTCGGCAGTGCTGCCGCCGCAGACAACGGTGTATTACTTCAATCTGTTCGATGCGGACGGTATCGTTGCGAGCTCGGAGCATGCGGCGCTTGTCTGA
- a CDS encoding glycyl-radical enzyme activating protein, translating to MEGIVFNIQRFSIHDGPGIRTTVFLKGCDLKCMWCHNPESISAQRELQYFPHKCIACGNCAKVCPVNAQRMEDGKHVFIRELCTRCGKCVEVCYAEALVMAGKCMTADEIMTEVMKDAPFYERSQGGVTFSGGEALVQREFVLELLKRSKAGGLHTVIDTAGNVPWATFESVLPYTDLFLYDVKIIDDEKHKQFTGVSNKRIRENLRKLGVMKTAVWIRIPTIPGVNDSREEMSAIADAIAGLSAVTRVELMPYHTIASGKYGSLGLTYPLSHLAAPTQEHIDDLTRIFIDHGLPVGEQN from the coding sequence ATGGAAGGCATCGTATTCAACATTCAGCGCTTCTCCATCCACGACGGCCCCGGCATCCGCACGACGGTATTTCTCAAAGGCTGCGATCTCAAATGCATGTGGTGCCACAATCCGGAATCGATATCGGCGCAGCGTGAGCTCCAGTATTTCCCGCATAAGTGCATCGCCTGCGGCAATTGCGCAAAGGTGTGTCCGGTCAACGCACAGCGCATGGAGGACGGGAAGCATGTGTTTATCCGCGAGCTGTGCACGCGCTGCGGCAAATGCGTAGAGGTCTGTTACGCTGAAGCGCTCGTGATGGCGGGAAAGTGCATGACAGCGGATGAGATAATGACCGAGGTGATGAAGGACGCCCCGTTCTATGAGCGATCACAAGGCGGCGTTACCTTCTCCGGGGGCGAGGCGCTTGTGCAGCGTGAATTTGTACTCGAGCTGTTGAAGCGAAGCAAGGCGGGGGGCCTTCATACCGTGATCGATACTGCGGGAAATGTGCCGTGGGCGACATTCGAGTCGGTACTGCCGTATACGGACCTCTTTCTCTATGACGTCAAGATCATCGATGATGAAAAGCACAAGCAGTTCACCGGCGTAAGCAATAAACGCATACGTGAGAACCTCCGAAAACTCGGTGTGATGAAAACCGCGGTATGGATACGGATACCGACGATACCGGGCGTGAATGACAGCAGAGAGGAGATGAGCGCTATCGCCGATGCGATAGCGGGCCTTTCTGCCGTCACACGCGTGGAGCTCATGCCGTATCATACTATCGCCTCGGGAAAATATGGATCGCTCGGGCTTACCTATCCGCTTTCGCATCTTGCCGCTCCGACACAGGAACATATCGATGATCTCACGCGGATATTTATCGATCACGGCCTGCCTGTCGGGGAACAGAATTGA